The Sinomicrobium kalidii genome contains a region encoding:
- a CDS encoding M48 family metallopeptidase translates to MRKIWVAFLLLFFVFSCKTNPFTGKSTLNFHSNSSIFPMAFQQYDKFLNENKVVKGTADAQEVKRVGQRIANAAERWLNANGYEGYLKDYQWEYNLVKDDQVNAWCMPGGKIVVYTGLLPVAQNEAGLAVVMGHEVAHALADHGAQRMSAGTLQQLGAVGVAVATSGKSAQAQQLWAQAYGVGSQVGAMLPFSRSHENEADAIGIQIMAIAGYDPGEAAKLWRRMKAKGGQAPPEILSTHPSSDTRIKRLTQLAPGARAEARKFGVTSFQ, encoded by the coding sequence ATGAGAAAAATTTGGGTAGCATTTCTATTGCTTTTTTTCGTTTTTTCCTGTAAGACGAATCCGTTTACCGGGAAAAGTACGCTGAATTTCCATTCCAACAGTTCCATTTTCCCAATGGCCTTTCAGCAGTATGATAAGTTTCTGAATGAGAATAAGGTAGTGAAAGGTACTGCTGATGCTCAGGAAGTTAAAAGAGTGGGGCAACGTATTGCCAATGCGGCGGAACGATGGCTCAATGCCAACGGGTATGAAGGATATCTGAAAGATTATCAATGGGAATACAACCTGGTTAAGGACGACCAGGTCAATGCATGGTGTATGCCCGGAGGCAAGATTGTGGTATATACCGGACTTTTACCCGTTGCCCAGAACGAAGCCGGTCTTGCAGTAGTGATGGGCCATGAAGTAGCCCATGCCTTGGCTGATCACGGGGCCCAGCGGATGAGTGCCGGCACCCTGCAGCAATTAGGCGCTGTTGGTGTTGCGGTTGCCACGAGCGGTAAAAGTGCCCAGGCCCAGCAGTTATGGGCCCAGGCCTACGGAGTGGGTTCGCAGGTAGGGGCAATGCTGCCTTTTAGCCGAAGTCATGAAAATGAAGCCGATGCCATCGGGATACAGATCATGGCCATTGCAGGGTATGACCCCGGCGAGGCGGCCAAGCTGTGGAGGCGGATGAAAGCCAAGGGTGGCCAGGCTCCTCCGGAGATCCTCAGTACCCACCCTTCAAGTGATACCCGTATCAAACGTTTAACACAACTTGCTCCCGGAGCAAGGGCCGAAGCGCGTAAATTCGGGGTAACCAGTTTTCAGTAA
- a CDS encoding MFS transporter, translating to MATALEKGSKKLLGAWAFYDWANSVYSLVIASAIFPIFYGALFREADIEKITFFGGNIARAPLISYVTAAAFLVVSVISPILSGIADYTGNKKIFLKFFCYLGAFSCIGLYWFSLEHIYLGLLCYFLALIGFWASLVFYNSYLPDIAYPEQQDRISARGYSLGYIGSVVLLLVCLLMIMKYEWFGFTGAGTPTKVSFVLTGLWWMGFSQYTFHHLPRGNASNGKLHKNILFNGFKELKKVWNRLGDSPRLKRYLGAFFVYSMAVQTVMLAATYFGEEELEWGGADERTFGLIISILLIQIVAALGAWLTSKMSARTGNIKTLIGINILWVGICVYAYSITSPFQFYVAAGCVGLVMGGIQSLSRSTYSKFLPETDDTTSFFSFFDVSEKIGIVIGMFLYGFIAQVTGSMRNSVLFLGGLFVIGIFLLFRVEREKKKAKT from the coding sequence ATGGCAACAGCATTAGAAAAGGGCAGTAAAAAACTGCTCGGTGCCTGGGCATTTTACGACTGGGCCAATTCCGTTTACAGTCTGGTTATAGCCTCGGCCATTTTCCCCATTTTTTACGGAGCGCTCTTCCGGGAGGCCGATATCGAAAAGATCACTTTTTTTGGCGGGAACATAGCCCGCGCCCCTTTGATCAGTTATGTTACGGCTGCTGCATTTCTGGTTGTATCGGTCATATCCCCCATACTGTCGGGTATAGCCGATTATACGGGAAATAAAAAGATATTCCTGAAGTTCTTCTGCTATCTCGGGGCCTTTTCCTGTATCGGGCTGTACTGGTTTTCGCTGGAACATATATACTTGGGATTACTGTGTTATTTTCTGGCGTTGATCGGTTTTTGGGCCAGTCTCGTCTTTTACAACTCATATTTGCCGGATATCGCTTATCCGGAACAACAGGACCGCATAAGTGCCAGGGGGTATTCGCTGGGATACATTGGCAGTGTTGTTTTATTACTCGTATGCCTGTTGATGATCATGAAATACGAATGGTTCGGTTTTACCGGGGCCGGGACACCTACAAAGGTATCCTTTGTGCTCACCGGATTGTGGTGGATGGGGTTCAGTCAATATACTTTTCATCACCTTCCCAGGGGAAATGCTTCCAACGGAAAACTGCATAAGAATATCCTGTTCAACGGTTTTAAGGAATTGAAGAAGGTGTGGAACCGTTTGGGGGACTCACCGCGGCTCAAAAGGTACCTCGGGGCATTTTTCGTGTATAGCATGGCAGTACAGACCGTAATGCTTGCCGCTACCTATTTCGGTGAAGAGGAACTGGAGTGGGGCGGTGCCGACGAACGTACCTTCGGACTCATAATCAGTATTTTGCTGATACAGATAGTAGCGGCTCTCGGGGCATGGCTCACTTCGAAGATGTCTGCCCGCACAGGGAACATAAAAACACTTATTGGTATCAATATACTTTGGGTGGGGATATGTGTGTATGCCTATTCCATCACTTCTCCCTTTCAGTTTTACGTGGCCGCAGGGTGTGTGGGGCTTGTAATGGGCGGGATACAAAGCCTGTCGCGTTCCACCTATTCCAAATTTTTGCCGGAGACCGATGACACCACTTCTTTTTTCAGCTTTTTTGATGTATCCGAAAAGATAGGGATCGTTATAGGGATGTTCCTGTATGGTTTTATAGCCCAGGTTACGGGAAGCATGCGAAATTCCGTTTTGTTTCTGGGAGGGCTGTTTGTTATCGGCATATTCCTTTTGTTCCGGGTGGAGCGGGAAAAGAAAAAAGCAAAAACATAA
- a CDS encoding HAD-IIA family hydrolase, translating to MKKGLLIDMDGVIYSGDTMIEGADTFIEGLQKNGIPFLFMTNNSQRSPLDTVNKVGKMGINIKEENVYTSAMATAWFLSFMKPNGTAYVLGEGGLITSLHQQGYVMVNQKPDYVVVGEGRNFTLEMVNNAVDMILEGAKFIATNLDPSPKKEGWNNLGIKAIVAMIEEATGKKAFSVGKPSPVMMRAARKTLGLTAQETIIIGDTMDTDILGGIQLGYKTILTLSGVSKKEDLKHYAFQPNKIIRSVKELKMEDLTKI from the coding sequence ATGAAAAAGGGACTCTTAATTGATATGGATGGCGTTATCTACAGCGGGGATACCATGATAGAAGGCGCCGATACCTTTATCGAAGGATTGCAGAAAAACGGGATACCTTTCCTCTTTATGACCAACAACAGCCAGCGATCGCCCCTGGATACCGTGAACAAGGTGGGCAAGATGGGAATAAATATAAAAGAGGAGAACGTATACACGAGTGCCATGGCCACAGCCTGGTTCCTTTCGTTTATGAAACCCAACGGCACGGCCTATGTACTGGGAGAAGGCGGACTCATTACCAGCCTGCACCAGCAAGGCTACGTTATGGTCAACCAGAAACCGGATTACGTAGTGGTAGGAGAGGGGAGGAACTTTACCCTGGAAATGGTGAACAATGCCGTGGACATGATCCTGGAAGGTGCAAAATTCATAGCTACCAATCTCGATCCTTCTCCGAAGAAAGAAGGCTGGAACAATCTGGGGATCAAGGCTATTGTGGCCATGATCGAGGAAGCCACGGGGAAAAAGGCTTTTTCCGTGGGAAAACCCAGCCCCGTAATGATGCGGGCGGCCAGAAAAACCCTCGGACTTACCGCGCAGGAGACCATTATTATAGGGGATACGATGGATACGGATATCCTGGGAGGCATACAACTGGGGTATAAAACCATATTAACCCTTTCGGGGGTATCCAAAAAAGAAGACCTCAAACATTATGCTTTTCAGCCCAACAAGATCATAAGGTCCGTAAAAGAATTGAAAATGGAAGATCTCACCAAGATATAG
- a CDS encoding sugar porter family MFS transporter, with amino-acid sequence MNNMRNWSVTVALSGFLFGFDTVVISGANLPIRELWDTSSWFHGTFIMSMALWGTVIGALFGGIPCNRYGRKKTLFWIGIFYLVSALGSGLAPDPYTFSAFRFIGGLGVGASSVAAPTYISEISSAKNRGKLVALYQFNLVFGILVAYISNFLLEGVGGANDWRFMLGVEAIPAVLYSVMVLGVPNSPRWLLLKKQDEQGAREVLQKMYDPETARNALAEIRLDNTPEKGGNVFSGKFRLPLLLAFLIAFFNQLSGINFILYYAPEILEMAGLAAKDSLMNSISIGVVNLIFTLLGLRLIDNLGRKQLMLIGSLGYIVSLVMVAWSFYASASPVLLLIFILVFIASHAIGQGAVIWVFISEIFPNKVRAYGQAFGCGVHWVFAALITLIAPVFIDIFRANPWPIFAFFAFMMVLQLLFTIFLMPETKGVSLEELERRMVREKRK; translated from the coding sequence ATGAATAATATGCGTAACTGGTCCGTGACGGTGGCCCTGTCCGGTTTTTTGTTTGGTTTTGATACGGTGGTCATTTCCGGTGCCAATCTCCCCATCCGGGAACTCTGGGATACATCGTCCTGGTTTCACGGAACCTTTATAATGTCTATGGCCCTTTGGGGTACTGTTATCGGTGCATTGTTCGGGGGGATTCCCTGTAACAGGTACGGAAGGAAAAAGACCCTTTTCTGGATCGGTATTTTCTATCTGGTATCGGCCCTGGGCTCCGGACTGGCCCCGGACCCTTACACCTTTTCTGCTTTCCGGTTTATCGGAGGACTGGGAGTAGGGGCGTCTTCGGTAGCCGCACCCACCTATATTTCTGAAATATCCAGTGCAAAAAACCGTGGAAAACTGGTGGCCCTGTACCAGTTCAACCTGGTATTCGGCATTCTGGTGGCTTATATTTCCAATTTTTTGCTGGAAGGAGTGGGCGGTGCCAACGACTGGAGGTTTATGCTCGGTGTAGAGGCCATTCCGGCGGTTCTGTACAGCGTTATGGTACTGGGCGTGCCCAACAGCCCGAGATGGCTCTTGCTCAAAAAACAGGACGAGCAGGGAGCGAGGGAGGTGCTTCAAAAAATGTATGATCCCGAAACTGCCAGGAATGCACTGGCCGAAATACGTCTTGACAATACCCCGGAGAAAGGCGGAAATGTATTCTCCGGAAAATTCAGGTTACCGCTTCTACTGGCTTTCCTTATCGCTTTTTTCAATCAGTTGTCGGGTATTAACTTTATACTTTATTACGCCCCCGAAATACTGGAAATGGCGGGACTTGCCGCAAAAGATTCTTTGATGAACTCTATATCCATAGGTGTGGTCAACCTTATTTTTACGCTTCTCGGACTTCGTCTTATAGACAACCTTGGCAGGAAGCAGTTAATGCTTATCGGTTCCCTCGGGTATATCGTGAGCCTGGTCATGGTGGCCTGGTCGTTTTACGCTTCGGCAAGCCCGGTATTGCTGCTCATCTTTATTTTAGTGTTCATAGCTTCGCATGCCATAGGACAGGGGGCAGTGATCTGGGTATTTATTTCAGAAATATTTCCCAACAAGGTTCGGGCATATGGGCAGGCGTTTGGATGTGGCGTGCATTGGGTGTTTGCAGCATTGATAACCCTGATAGCGCCGGTGTTTATCGACATATTTCGCGCCAATCCCTGGCCTATCTTTGCATTTTTTGCCTTTATGATGGTGCTGCAACTGCTCTTTACCATTTTCCTGATGCCCGAAACAAAAGGGGTTTCCCTGGAAGAACTGGAAAGAAGAATGGTCAGGGAAAAAAGGAAGTAA
- a CDS encoding head GIN domain-containing protein, with amino-acid sequence MKQLITLCLGLLFISTANAQFWNKKISGNGNVTTVERTTGDYDKIGVAGMFDVELVSGKEGKLTITAEENLLEYIETEVQGNSLKIKVRKGVNLKPRKGIHIVVPFKDISEVSLAGSGDIVGRDLITSDHFETNLAGSGDIDLAVEAGQLESNIAGSGDIKLRGKAGVYDGRVSGSGDIDARDLKAEDVNAAISGSGDIHVHCNGKLEARISGSGNVLYSGNPTKEDSKVSGSGKIEKRG; translated from the coding sequence ATGAAACAACTGATAACCCTGTGCCTTGGCCTGCTATTCATTTCCACCGCCAACGCACAATTCTGGAACAAAAAGATCTCCGGCAACGGCAATGTGACCACTGTTGAGCGTACCACAGGAGATTATGACAAAATAGGCGTAGCCGGAATGTTTGACGTAGAACTGGTATCCGGAAAAGAAGGTAAACTGACAATCACCGCCGAAGAAAACCTCCTGGAATACATAGAAACCGAAGTTCAGGGCAACTCCCTGAAAATAAAGGTCAGAAAAGGCGTTAACCTGAAACCGCGCAAAGGAATTCATATTGTCGTTCCTTTTAAGGACATCTCCGAAGTTTCACTGGCAGGTTCCGGTGACATTGTAGGTAGGGACCTTATAACTTCAGACCATTTCGAAACCAATCTGGCCGGATCGGGAGATATTGACCTTGCTGTGGAAGCCGGACAACTGGAAAGCAACATCGCCGGGTCGGGCGACATCAAACTCCGCGGAAAAGCCGGTGTTTATGACGGCAGGGTCTCCGGATCAGGCGATATCGACGCCCGTGATCTTAAGGCAGAAGATGTAAATGCCGCTATTTCCGGATCGGGAGATATCCACGTACATTGCAACGGGAAACTGGAAGCCCGGATATCCGGATCGGGTAATGTGCTCTACAGCGGTAACCCCACAAAAGAAGATTCAAAGGTGTCCGGCTCGGGAAAAATTGAAAAAAGGGGCTGA
- a CDS encoding RNA polymerase sigma factor produces the protein MSQPDTHTEQLLEQCKEGNTKAQMEIYSRYNKAMYNTALRIVKDQMEAEDIVQESFLKAFTRLDTFRGEVAFGAWLKRIVVNNSIYSFRKQQQHREISIDETLHKVEDNDGIAPDHEFTNVQAQKVLETMKTLKDNYRVSLTLYLIEGYDYEEIGEIMQVSYANCRTTISRAKESLRKKLIGAGAN, from the coding sequence TTGAGCCAACCGGATACACATACAGAGCAACTGCTTGAACAGTGCAAAGAAGGGAATACCAAAGCGCAGATGGAGATTTACAGTCGCTATAACAAGGCCATGTACAACACCGCACTGCGCATTGTAAAGGACCAGATGGAAGCCGAAGACATTGTGCAGGAATCCTTTCTGAAAGCATTTACAAGGCTGGACACTTTCCGGGGCGAAGTGGCTTTCGGGGCCTGGCTGAAACGGATTGTCGTCAATAACAGTATCTATAGTTTCCGGAAACAACAGCAGCACCGGGAAATTTCGATCGATGAAACATTACATAAGGTCGAAGATAATGATGGCATTGCTCCCGATCATGAGTTTACAAACGTTCAGGCTCAAAAAGTTTTGGAAACCATGAAAACACTGAAGGACAATTACAGAGTTTCTTTGACCTTATATCTTATAGAAGGATATGATTATGAAGAAATAGGTGAGATCATGCAGGTCAGTTATGCGAATTGCAGGACTACCATAAGCAGGGCCAAGGAAAGCCTGAGGAAAAAATTGATTGGCGCAGGTGCGAACTGA